The Acidobacteriota bacterium sequence TGGCAAAATCGCGCGCACTTTTTTGCCATTTCGGCGCAATTGATGCGGCGCATTCTGGTGGATGCCGCGCGCCAGCGGCAGAATCTGAAACGAGGCGGCGGCGCTCAACCCATCGCCTTGGACGAAGCGGCGGAAGTTTCCGACGAACGCGCTGCGGAATTGGTTGCGCTGGACGACGCGTTGAAAACTTTGGCCACGCTCAATCCGCGACAGAGTCAGGTTGTGGAACTTCGATACTTCGGCGGATTGAGCGAAGAAGAAACGGCAGCAGTGTTGAATGTTTCCATTCGCACAGTGCGGCGCGATTGGAACTTGACGCGAAGATGGCTTTACCGCGAATTGAGCAGGAACGCGAACGATGAGACCTGAACGTTGGGAACAAATTGGCAAGCTATATCATGAAGCGATGGAATTGGAGACGAGCGAACGCGAGGCATTTTTGGACGCGGCCTGCGCTGGTGACAAAGATTTGCGTCACGAGGTGGAGTCTCTATTGTCCGTTGACGACCGTATAAAGGATTTCATCGCTGTGCCGGCTTTTGAAAATGCTGCGATGCTGTTGACGGAGGAAATATCATCCATTCCAACCGGCAAACATTTCGGTGGATACGAAATTCTGGCATTCATCGGAAAAGGAGGTATGGGTGAAGTTTATCTTGCACGTGATCCAAGTCTTGAACGCAAAGTCGCGCTGAAATTGTTGCTCACAGATTTTACGCGGGATCAAAATCGGGTAGCGCGTTTTGTTCGAGAAGCCAAAGCCGTTTCCGCACTCAATCATCCAAATATCATCACGATTCACGAAATTGGCGAAGCCGATGGGCGCCGTTTTCTCGCCACCGAATTTATCGAAGGGCAGACATTGCGACAGCGAATGTCGGCTGGAAGGCTGCCAGTTTCAGAGGCCGTTGAGACCATCATTCAAATTGCGCAAGCCCTGGATGCTGCGCATTTGGCAGGGATTATTCATCGTGACATCAAACCGGAAAATGTCATGGTTCGGCCAGATGGGTTGGTGAAGGTTTTGGATTTCGGTCTGGCCAAATTGACCGATCAGTCGGTGACAGATTCCGAATATGAAACGCTGGCAAATGATGTTTCGACGTTTAAGACTGAACCGGGTGTGGTGCTGGGCACTGTGGCCTATATGTCACCGGAGCAATTGCGCGGTCAGGAACTGGATGGGCGCAGTGATTTGTTCGGGCTGGGGGTGCTTGGGTACGAAATGATTGCCGGGCGCCGCCCGTTTGTCGGCTCGTCCAGCAGCCAGTTGATCGTGGCCATTTTGGAACAAGAGCCTCCGTCAATTTCCCAATTCGTACCAGAAGCTTCCGCCATGCTTCAGCGTCTCCTGAGCAAGGCTTTGAGCAAAACTCTTGAACAGCGGTATCAAACGGCCAGGGAGTTGTTGATTGACCTCAAGCAATTCAGGCAACAACTGGAAAGCGATTCTTTCCAGTTCGACAGCAAAGCCACGGCACCGCTACCCGCTTCATCCACAGATGATGGCACAGCGGCAATCACCAAAAAAACGGCTGCCGGTTTGTTCAACTTTGTTCGTCTCAACCCTCGAACGATTTCGATTGCTCTGGCGGCTTTGACGTTGGCGATTGCGGGCTTTTTTTATTTCTTTCGTGACGCGTCCGGCTTGACTGAAAAGGACACGTTGCTGCTCGCAGATTTCGTCAACCAGACAAACGATGACGTGTTTGACACCACGTTGAAACAGGCGCTGGCTGTCCAATTGGAGCAAACGCCATTTTTGAGCTTTCTTGCCGAAAGTCGAATCCGCGAAACGCTCATGTACATGAAGCGCTCGCCGGACGAGCGTGTGACCAAGGAACTTGCGCGTGAAATCTGCCAGCGACAGGGCGTCAAAGCCTTTATCATTGGTTCGATTGCACAATTTGACCGGCATTATTCCATCACGCTGGAAACCGTTAACGGTCAAAGCGGCGAAACCATCACCCGGTCAATGGCCGAAGCCGAAGAGAAGGACAAAGTATTGCGGGCATTGAGCACGGCGGCTACGCAGTTGCGACAACGCATGGGCGAATCGCTCGCTTCGATTCAAAAGTTCGATGCGCCGATTGAGCAGGCGACAACTTCTTCATTGGAAGCATTCAAGGCGTGGGCGCATGGCGTTGAATTGGTCAGAAGCCGCAGGAATGGCGCTTTGCCGTTTTACTACCGCGCGAAAGAGCTAGACCCAAACTTTGCACGGGTGTATGTCTCCCTGTCGCTGGCGCATGGGAATCAGGGAGAGGTGGAAAAGGCCGCAGAGTTCGCGGAAAAGGCGTATGAATTACGCGACCAGGTGACAGAACGTGAGAAGTTCGACATCGTCGCCAATTATTACACGATGGCGATGGGCGATTTGCTGAAGGCGATTGAGCAATTGGAATTGTGGAAGCAGACCTATCCGCGTGATTACAGCCCTTTGAGCCGCATGGCTTCGCTGTACAGACTGGTCGGAGGATT is a genomic window containing:
- a CDS encoding sigma-70 family RNA polymerase sigma factor, whose translation is MSRPVPEEITQLLLAWGGGDDAALEKLMPLVHNELKRMARRYMNRQRTGHTLQTTALVNEAYLRLIDSSRVNWQNRAHFFAISAQLMRRILVDAARQRQNLKRGGGAQPIALDEAAEVSDERAAELVALDDALKTLATLNPRQSQVVELRYFGGLSEEETAAVLNVSIRTVRRDWNLTRRWLYRELSRNANDET
- a CDS encoding protein kinase, translating into MRPERWEQIGKLYHEAMELETSEREAFLDAACAGDKDLRHEVESLLSVDDRIKDFIAVPAFENAAMLLTEEISSIPTGKHFGGYEILAFIGKGGMGEVYLARDPSLERKVALKLLLTDFTRDQNRVARFVREAKAVSALNHPNIITIHEIGEADGRRFLATEFIEGQTLRQRMSAGRLPVSEAVETIIQIAQALDAAHLAGIIHRDIKPENVMVRPDGLVKVLDFGLAKLTDQSVTDSEYETLANDVSTFKTEPGVVLGTVAYMSPEQLRGQELDGRSDLFGLGVLGYEMIAGRRPFVGSSSSQLIVAILEQEPPSISQFVPEASAMLQRLLSKALSKTLEQRYQTARELLIDLKQFRQQLESDSFQFDSKATAPLPASSTDDGTAAITKKTAAGLFNFVRLNPRTISIALAALTLAIAGFFYFFRDASGLTEKDTLLLADFVNQTNDDVFDTTLKQALAVQLEQTPFLSFLAESRIRETLMYMKRSPDERVTKELAREICQRQGVKAFIIGSIAQFDRHYSITLETVNGQSGETITRSMAEAEEKDKVLRALSTAATQLRQRMGESLASIQKFDAPIEQATTSSLEAFKAWAHGVELVRSRRNGALPFYYRAKELDPNFARVYVSLSLAHGNQGEVEKAAEFAEKAYELRDQVTEREKFDIVANYYTMAMGDLLKAIEQLELWKQTYPRDYSPLSRMASLYRLVGGLEKSLAAAQAANQINPESYVPYVATGTALLQSNRFDEAETFIQQTLTQQLGTATSRRDLFQVALVKGDGATMQQQLNWAAQNAEPHLASYWQAQEASFAGRMKQAKEHYRQAALLAERVGPERAAMYSEEALLRSAVCGDCRLVKNAKAISPSLITQQAHMPIAVSRALSLALCDELGQAQMLADEIASANPKSFLANSIWLPVIRSAVELRRSNPSQAIQLLQPTMEYERSARFWPTYLRGKARLLQGAGAEAVAEFQKILDNRGWDATSPLWPLAQLGLAQASLLVGEEARSRQAYQSFKTLWKESDADLPILIDDGGELQRKFGF